From a single Pseudomonas triticicola genomic region:
- the flgH gene encoding flagellar basal body L-ring protein FlgH, which translates to MKRFVSVLALSGVVSLAGCVAPTPKPNDPYYAPVLPRTPLPAAANNGSIYQAGFEQNLYSDRKAFRVGDIITITLNERTQASKNANSQMDKNSDNSIGLTSLFGSSLTTNNPIGGGDLSLNAGYSADRSTKGDAKSGQSNSLTGSITVTVADVLPNGIIAVRGEKWLTLNTGDELVRIAGMVRADDIATDNTVSSTRVADARITYSGTGAFADTSQPGWFDRFFLSPLFPF; encoded by the coding sequence ATGAAGCGCTTTGTATCTGTTCTGGCATTGAGTGGGGTCGTCTCGCTCGCGGGCTGCGTCGCCCCGACGCCCAAGCCCAATGACCCTTACTACGCCCCGGTGTTGCCGCGCACACCGTTGCCGGCGGCTGCCAACAACGGCTCGATCTATCAGGCCGGCTTCGAGCAGAACCTGTACAGCGACCGCAAGGCGTTCCGGGTCGGTGACATCATCACCATCACCCTGAACGAGCGCACCCAGGCGAGCAAGAACGCCAACTCGCAGATGGACAAGAACAGCGATAACTCGATCGGTCTGACCTCGTTGTTCGGCTCCAGCCTGACCACCAACAACCCGATTGGCGGCGGTGACCTGAGCCTCAACGCCGGCTACAGCGCCGACCGCTCGACCAAGGGCGACGCCAAGTCCGGGCAGAGCAACAGCCTGACCGGTTCGATCACCGTGACCGTAGCCGACGTGCTGCCCAACGGCATCATCGCCGTGCGTGGCGAGAAGTGGCTGACGCTCAACACTGGTGACGAACTGGTGCGCATCGCCGGCATGGTCCGCGCTGATGACATCGCGACCGACAACACCGTGTCGTCGACCCGTGTCGCCGATGCGCGCATCACCTACTCGGGTACCGGCGCGTTTGCCGATACGAGTCAGCCAGGCTGGTTCGACCGTTTCTTCCTCAGCCCGCTGTTCCCTTTCTAG
- the flgJ gene encoding flagellar assembly peptidoglycan hydrolase FlgJ produces the protein MDMRKSGLVSSSDSGSYSDLNRLNQLKVGDKNSDENMRKVAQEFESLFLGEMLKSMRSATEALGQDNPLNTPAAKQYQEMYDQQLAVSMSREGGGIGLADVLIRQMSKNKPMAPGEAAAASAAKQQEALAKAAAVPTPIAAGTVATGPLSRVNGERPLWASRSVHAPNNTDISHRNDMALINQRRLALPPKLADRLLAGLVPSAPSVATASTAAAATNALPQRAATTAVTGSGALYNGDWLARAEEQKAAGGQMQVYGRAMAQIPLAPAKKAFSSADEFVNTMLPMAKEAADRIGVDPRYLVAQAALETGWGKSVMRAQDGSSSHNLFGIKASSNWKGDSARAITSEFRNGAMVKETAEFRSYASYKDSFHDLVTLLQSNNRYQEVLKSADNPEQFVRELQKAGYATDPNYATKISQIAKQMNSFENYAAAGVSTTPL, from the coding sequence ATGGATATGCGCAAAAGCGGTCTGGTCAGCAGCAGCGATTCGGGTTCCTACTCCGACCTCAATCGTCTGAACCAGCTCAAGGTCGGCGACAAGAACAGCGACGAAAACATGCGCAAGGTTGCGCAGGAATTCGAGTCGCTGTTCCTCGGCGAAATGCTCAAGTCGATGCGCTCGGCCACCGAAGCGCTTGGTCAGGACAACCCGCTGAACACGCCGGCGGCCAAGCAGTATCAGGAAATGTACGACCAGCAGTTGGCGGTTTCCATGTCCCGCGAGGGCGGTGGTATAGGTCTGGCCGACGTGCTGATCCGGCAGATGTCGAAGAACAAACCGATGGCACCGGGCGAGGCTGCAGCTGCGTCCGCCGCCAAGCAGCAGGAAGCGCTGGCCAAGGCCGCCGCCGTGCCGACGCCGATTGCCGCCGGCACCGTCGCCACCGGTCCGCTGTCCCGCGTGAACGGCGAGCGTCCGTTGTGGGCATCGCGCTCGGTGCATGCGCCGAACAACACCGATATTTCCCATCGCAACGACATGGCGCTGATCAACCAGCGGCGTCTGGCATTGCCGCCGAAACTGGCCGATCGCTTGCTCGCAGGCCTGGTGCCGTCGGCGCCGAGCGTGGCCACTGCCAGCACTGCGGCCGCAGCGACCAACGCCTTGCCGCAACGTGCTGCGACTACCGCCGTCACAGGCTCCGGCGCTTTGTACAACGGCGACTGGCTGGCCCGTGCCGAAGAGCAGAAAGCCGCTGGCGGGCAGATGCAGGTCTACGGCCGCGCTATGGCGCAGATTCCGCTGGCACCGGCGAAAAAGGCCTTCAGTTCCGCCGACGAATTCGTCAACACCATGCTGCCGATGGCCAAGGAAGCCGCCGACCGCATCGGCGTCGATCCGCGTTATCTGGTGGCGCAAGCGGCACTGGAAACCGGTTGGGGCAAATCGGTCATGCGCGCTCAGGATGGCAGTAGCAGCCACAACCTGTTCGGCATCAAGGCCAGCAGTAACTGGAAGGGCGATTCGGCCCGCGCGATCACCAGCGAGTTCCGCAATGGCGCGATGGTCAAGGAGACGGCCGAGTTCCGTTCCTACGCCTCGTACAAGGACAGCTTCCACGATCTGGTGACGTTGCTGCAGAGCAACAATCGCTATCAAGAAGTGCTGAAGTCGGCCGATAACCCAGAACAGTTTGTACGCGAGTTGCAGAAGGCCGGTTACGCCACCGACCCGAACTACGCGACGAAGATTTCGCAAATTGCCAAGCAGATGAACAGTTTTGAAAACTACGCTGCGGCGGGTGTCTCCACCACGCCTTTATAA
- a CDS encoding glycosyltransferase, which produces MNSLPLVSLVIPAFNPRFFERALRSAISQGYGNLEIIVCDDSRGDEIEAIVVALSEQSGVAVRYVRNPRTLGMVGNLQACLVQAQGEFIKFLCDDDQLFTSCIERQADVLAHRDEVNLVLAQRLFWDADDMVLPSRLENTPLSPISGLFKGDDLLALFESFPANILGGFSNALFRRADVAELLPALTQPGHCFVASLDFALFVCLLRRGNAMVSNHVLSVERLYPDRLSAQQAMKDALEVERQWLLQMLKARSGESAPAPGWVRYVPMPKADDSPRVWEELPLSRTLGTKQSAQKWQVGGESQSFSELYAQWLECRTLSDVQRRLLPDTLAEWPSTPRFVPIVIDEQGSPAALERTLESLAAQIYAPELTLVLSNDCAEPVLHERVFHLPLQEDYLQQINQLLPQLEGADWFYLLRAGDRLVAPALLMMAERIAFNSDLDCVYSDEGSLRAGESMEPAFKPDFNLDLMRTFPYVGRALAFRRAAFLAMGGFDSTFTELAPHDMLWRMVEDQGTQVVGHLAEIAIESSFDLSQWLSLPAVTQTNPRLLSAHLDRLGIAHDLRRGSVELLNRVDYRHARRPLVSIIISTRDQVAALQRCVESLLEKTVYSEYELLLVDNASETAEARTWLDGMAQLGSERVRVLSYPRLGNLAALRNFAVGQAKGEYVLLLNPYTVITQSDWLDELLNHAQRPEVGIVGAKLFNPDGHVLHAGLVLGLQGAAGLPFYGQAMQSSGYMFRLQAVQNLSAVGADCLMVRKSVYEAADGLDEQELPRTLHEVDLAMRVASQGYLVVWTPYATLALGAQPIETVNNEETTSHSQQEETFYKRWLPFIARDPAYNPNLALYKHTGSSFTLEPGLRAGWTPFSHSTLPKILGLPINASAIGHYRVTQPLIELEAAGRVQGQIRYSVNLPPIVEIERLAPDVIILQGRYTEAPVNEIPLLRNYFQARRIYELDDYVIDVPHRNAHIRNMPDKHEMERIVRRGIGLCDRVVVSTEPLANALSDMHHDIRVVPNMLAKEFWSNLRSQRRTSKKPRVGWGGGTSHHGDLAVIADVVRELADEVDWVFFGMCPDDLRPYMHEFHGVIALDAYPAKLASLNLDLALAPLEFHIFNDCKSNLRLLEYGACGYPVICTDTEAYRGYLPCTRIKTNTTDEWLQAIRMHLADPDASYRMGDELREVVLRDYVLRGDNLRHWEYGWLAD; this is translated from the coding sequence GTGAATTCTCTCCCCCTTGTCAGCCTTGTGATTCCTGCCTTCAATCCGCGCTTCTTCGAGCGGGCGCTGCGCAGCGCTATCAGTCAGGGCTACGGCAATCTTGAAATCATCGTGTGCGATGACAGTCGTGGCGATGAAATAGAGGCGATTGTTGTCGCGCTGAGTGAGCAGAGCGGCGTTGCCGTGCGCTATGTGCGTAATCCGCGCACCTTGGGCATGGTCGGCAATCTGCAGGCCTGCCTGGTTCAGGCCCAGGGCGAGTTCATCAAGTTTTTGTGTGACGACGATCAGTTGTTCACCAGTTGCATCGAGCGCCAGGCCGACGTGCTGGCTCATCGCGACGAAGTCAATCTGGTGCTGGCTCAGCGTCTGTTCTGGGACGCCGATGACATGGTCCTGCCATCCCGGCTGGAGAACACGCCGCTGTCGCCGATCAGCGGGTTGTTCAAGGGTGATGACCTGCTGGCGCTCTTCGAATCGTTTCCAGCGAACATTCTCGGTGGGTTCAGTAATGCACTGTTCCGCCGTGCTGACGTGGCCGAACTACTGCCAGCGTTGACACAGCCGGGCCATTGTTTTGTCGCAAGCCTCGATTTTGCCCTGTTCGTTTGTCTGCTGCGGCGCGGCAATGCAATGGTCTCCAATCATGTCTTGAGCGTCGAACGCCTCTATCCCGATCGTCTCAGCGCTCAGCAAGCGATGAAGGACGCGCTTGAGGTCGAACGGCAATGGCTGTTGCAAATGCTCAAGGCTCGCAGCGGTGAGTCGGCGCCTGCGCCGGGATGGGTGCGTTATGTCCCCATGCCCAAGGCCGATGACTCACCGAGAGTCTGGGAGGAGTTGCCGCTGAGCCGAACGCTCGGCACCAAGCAGAGTGCCCAGAAATGGCAAGTGGGCGGCGAAAGCCAGAGTTTTTCCGAGCTTTATGCGCAGTGGCTGGAGTGTCGCACGCTCAGTGACGTGCAGCGTCGGTTGCTGCCCGACACTTTGGCCGAGTGGCCTTCCACACCGCGTTTTGTGCCCATTGTGATTGATGAGCAAGGCAGCCCTGCGGCGCTGGAGCGAACCCTGGAAAGTCTCGCCGCACAGATCTATGCGCCGGAACTCACACTGGTGCTGTCGAACGATTGCGCTGAGCCGGTTCTGCATGAACGGGTGTTCCATCTGCCGTTGCAGGAAGACTATCTGCAACAGATCAATCAGTTGCTGCCGCAGCTCGAAGGCGCCGACTGGTTCTACTTGCTGCGCGCCGGTGATCGTCTGGTGGCCCCGGCCTTGCTGATGATGGCGGAACGCATCGCCTTCAATAGTGATCTGGATTGTGTCTACAGCGATGAAGGCAGCTTGCGTGCGGGTGAGTCGATGGAGCCGGCCTTCAAGCCCGACTTCAATCTGGACCTGATGCGCACCTTCCCTTACGTCGGTCGTGCGCTGGCGTTTCGGCGCGCGGCTTTTCTCGCAATGGGCGGTTTCGATTCGACGTTCACAGAGCTGGCGCCTCACGACATGCTCTGGCGCATGGTTGAGGATCAGGGCACTCAGGTGGTGGGCCATCTGGCCGAAATTGCCATCGAGTCGTCATTCGACCTGAGCCAATGGTTGTCTTTGCCAGCCGTGACGCAAACCAACCCGCGATTGTTGTCGGCACATCTTGATCGCCTGGGGATCGCCCATGATCTGCGCCGCGGCAGCGTCGAGCTGCTCAATCGGGTCGATTACCGCCATGCGCGTCGCCCGTTGGTGTCGATCATCATTTCCACCCGCGACCAGGTCGCTGCCTTGCAACGCTGCGTCGAAAGCCTGTTGGAGAAAACCGTCTACAGCGAGTACGAACTGTTGCTGGTCGACAACGCCAGCGAGACAGCCGAGGCGCGCACCTGGCTGGACGGTATGGCGCAACTGGGCAGCGAGCGCGTGCGGGTGCTGAGTTACCCGCGCCTGGGTAACCTCGCCGCATTGCGCAATTTTGCCGTTGGCCAGGCGAAGGGCGAATACGTGCTGTTACTCAACCCCTATACCGTGATCACACAGAGTGACTGGCTGGATGAGTTGCTTAACCACGCCCAGCGTCCGGAAGTCGGTATCGTCGGGGCGAAACTCTTCAACCCCGACGGCCATGTGCTGCATGCGGGCCTGGTGCTCGGTTTGCAGGGCGCTGCCGGTCTGCCGTTCTACGGACAGGCGATGCAGTCGTCCGGGTACATGTTCCGCTTGCAGGCGGTGCAGAACCTGAGCGCCGTCGGCGCCGATTGCCTGATGGTGCGCAAGTCCGTATACGAAGCGGCTGACGGCCTGGACGAGCAGGAGCTGCCGCGCACGCTGCATGAAGTCGACCTGGCCATGCGCGTGGCCAGCCAGGGATATCTCGTAGTGTGGACGCCTTATGCGACCCTGGCGCTTGGTGCGCAGCCGATCGAGACGGTCAACAATGAAGAAACCACCTCGCACAGCCAGCAGGAAGAAACATTCTACAAACGGTGGCTGCCGTTCATTGCGCGGGATCCGGCCTACAATCCCAATCTGGCGTTGTACAAGCATACCGGTTCCAGTTTCACCCTCGAGCCGGGCCTGCGCGCTGGCTGGACGCCCTTCAGCCACAGCACCTTGCCGAAGATTCTGGGTTTGCCGATCAATGCATCGGCTATCGGTCATTATCGTGTCACGCAACCGCTGATCGAGCTTGAGGCGGCGGGCAGGGTGCAAGGGCAGATCCGCTACAGCGTAAATCTGCCGCCGATCGTCGAAATCGAGCGGCTGGCACCGGATGTGATCATTCTGCAAGGGCGTTACACCGAAGCACCGGTCAATGAAATTCCGCTGCTGCGCAACTACTTCCAAGCCCGACGCATCTATGAACTGGACGACTACGTCATCGATGTGCCTCATCGCAACGCCCACATTCGCAACATGCCGGACAAGCATGAGATGGAGCGGATCGTGCGCCGGGGGATCGGCTTGTGTGATCGCGTCGTGGTCTCGACCGAGCCGTTGGCCAATGCCTTGTCAGACATGCATCACGATATCCGTGTGGTGCCTAACATGTTGGCAAAAGAGTTCTGGAGCAATCTGCGCAGCCAGCGCCGTACTTCAAAGAAACCGCGTGTGGGCTGGGGTGGCGGCACCAGTCACCATGGTGACCTGGCGGTGATTGCGGATGTCGTGCGCGAACTTGCTGACGAGGTTGACTGGGTGTTTTTTGGCATGTGCCCGGATGACTTGCGCCCTTATATGCATGAATTCCATGGCGTCATCGCCCTTGACGCATACCCGGCGAAACTTGCCAGCCTTAATCTCGACTTGGCTCTGGCGCCGCTGGAGTTTCATATCTTCAACGACTGCAAGAGCAATTTGCGTCTGCTGGAATACGGCGCTTGCGGCTACCCGGTCATTTGTACGGACACCGAGGCGTACCGAGGTTACCTGCCGTGCACGCGGATCAAGACCAATACGACCGATGAGTGGCTGCAGGCTATCCGCATGCATCTGGCTGATCCGGATGCCAGTTATCGCATGGGCGACGAATTGCGTGAGGTGGTACTGCGTGACTATGTACTGCGTGGTGATAATTTGCGGCATTGGGAATATGGCTGGTTGGCGGATTGA
- the flgK gene encoding flagellar hook-associated protein FlgK, which produces MSLLNIGMSGLSASQSSLATTGNNIANVDTAGYSRQQTVQGTKSSQQYGSVFIGTGTTLADVRRVYNSYLESQLHTATSLDSESAAFLKQATPLDAMLSDTNTGLTGVLQKFFTSMQGVSTSATDDTSRQSVLTGAQALTSRFNTLAKQLNDQNTTINGSLGDMTAQVNKLATAIANLNQKIGEISTSGGAPNDLLDSRNEAVRQLSELTGAQVVERGTSFDIYVGSGQPLVIGNTTNSLSMVASKTDPSRMSIQMDRGSSTIDITSVISGGEIGGLLTYRKEVLDPSLNELGRVALVIADQINSQQAQGIDKNGDFGAAIFNNINSAALISQRSIAKDGNSAGSGNLDVTIKDTGKLTTSDYQVTFTSATDYTVKRSDGTDLGAFSTTTNPPPVIDGFTLALNGGALSAGDSFKITPTRNAAASIQTVLTDPKKIAAAGPLTGVASANGLGTYTQPTLSDKIDIYNPTAQADMQAALKNSTPVKLVFGAASGGSQSYNLVDAKGATIGTGTIVPGQSNTLNLKVGIVDASGNPVMDTTVTPNVQKTFTVQTTVGGTPKTGETFTMNLTGAASSDNRNAQALVALQTKQTVDTGSASKGISLTDAYNTLVTNVGTKTAQGKSDSAATTAILENAKGARDSLSGVNLDEETGNLVKYQQYYTASSQIIKAAQETFATLINSL; this is translated from the coding sequence ATGAGTTTGCTCAATATCGGGATGTCGGGACTGTCGGCCAGCCAGTCCTCTCTGGCTACGACAGGCAACAACATTGCCAACGTCGACACCGCCGGTTATTCACGTCAGCAAACCGTGCAGGGCACCAAGTCCTCGCAGCAGTACGGCAGCGTTTTCATCGGCACGGGCACGACCCTGGCCGACGTGCGCCGGGTGTACAACTCGTACCTGGAATCGCAGCTGCACACCGCGACTTCGCTGGACAGCGAATCGGCTGCGTTTCTCAAGCAGGCGACGCCGCTGGACGCCATGCTGTCGGACACCAACACCGGCCTGACCGGTGTGCTGCAGAAATTCTTCACCTCGATGCAGGGTGTATCGACGTCGGCCACCGATGACACTTCGCGTCAGTCGGTGCTGACCGGCGCGCAGGCGCTGACCAGCCGCTTCAATACCCTGGCCAAGCAGCTCAACGACCAGAACACCACGATCAACGGCAGCCTCGGCGACATGACTGCCCAGGTGAACAAACTCGCCACGGCGATCGCCAATCTCAACCAGAAGATCGGCGAAATCTCCACCAGTGGCGGGGCGCCGAACGACCTGCTCGACAGCCGTAACGAAGCCGTGCGTCAGCTCTCCGAGCTGACCGGTGCGCAAGTCGTCGAGCGCGGCACCAGCTTCGACATTTATGTCGGCAGCGGCCAGCCGCTGGTCATCGGCAACACCACCAACAGCCTGAGCATGGTCGCGAGCAAGACCGACCCTTCGCGCATGTCGATCCAGATGGATCGCGGTTCGAGCACCATCGACATCACTTCGGTGATCAGCGGTGGCGAAATCGGCGGTCTGCTGACCTATCGCAAGGAAGTCCTCGACCCATCGCTCAACGAGCTCGGTCGCGTGGCGCTGGTGATTGCCGATCAGATCAACAGCCAGCAAGCCCAGGGCATCGACAAGAACGGTGACTTTGGCGCGGCGATTTTCAACAACATCAACAGTGCCGCCCTGATCAGTCAGCGCAGCATTGCGAAGGACGGCAACAGCGCCGGCTCCGGCAACCTCGATGTGACCATCAAGGACACCGGCAAGCTGACCACCAGCGATTATCAGGTGACCTTCACCAGCGCCACTGATTACACCGTCAAGCGTTCCGACGGCACCGATCTGGGCGCGTTCAGCACCACGACCAATCCGCCGCCAGTGATCGACGGTTTCACCCTGGCCTTGAATGGCGGCGCGCTGAGCGCGGGTGACTCGTTCAAGATCACGCCGACCCGCAACGCGGCGGCGAGCATTCAGACGGTCCTGACCGATCCGAAGAAAATCGCTGCGGCAGGTCCGCTGACCGGTGTCGCCAGCGCCAACGGTCTGGGCACTTACACCCAGCCGACGCTCAGCGACAAGATCGACATCTACAACCCGACCGCCCAGGCTGACATGCAGGCGGCGCTGAAGAATTCGACGCCGGTCAAACTGGTCTTCGGCGCGGCCAGCGGCGGCAGCCAGTCGTACAACCTGGTCGACGCCAAAGGCGCGACCATCGGCACCGGCACCATCGTCCCTGGCCAATCGAACACGCTGAACCTGAAAGTCGGCATCGTCGATGCCAGCGGCAACCCGGTGATGGACACTACCGTCACGCCGAACGTGCAGAAGACCTTCACCGTGCAGACCACCGTGGGCGGCACGCCGAAAACCGGCGAGACCTTCACCATGAACCTGACCGGCGCGGCGTCTTCGGACAACCGCAACGCCCAGGCACTGGTCGCATTGCAAACCAAACAGACCGTGGACACCGGTTCGGCGAGCAAGGGCATCAGCCTGACCGACGCCTACAACACCCTGGTGACCAACGTCGGTACCAAGACCGCCCAAGGCAAGTCCGACAGCGCCGCGACCACGGCGATTCTGGAGAACGCCAAGGGTGCCCGCGATTCGCTTTCCGGGGTCAACCTGGACGAAGAAACCGGCAACCTGGTCAAGTACCAGCAGTACTACACAGCGTCTTCGCAGATCATCAAAGCTGCGCAGGAAACTTTCGCCACGCTGATCAACAGCCTTTAA
- a CDS encoding flagellar hook-associated protein 3, producing MRISTAQYYGTQASDYQRNFNKAVATASEASSLQRINTAADDPIGAGRLLQLGQQAAMLDQYKTNVDTTKSALTVQESTLDAITTALSRAKELALAANNGTITDKDRQAYAAELGQIQQQVLGLMNAKDANGNYLFSGSKTDTAPYSQNTDGTYTYNGDQTTINLGIGDGLTVGTNTTGWDAFQQTINTARTSVKMTAPAVDDGRVVLSNGTVGTEATYNAKFTSGQPYTVSFISSTQMQITDALGNDVTAEASKNGVISNTSGSNQSFSFRGIDMKLNINLKEGDTNPDAVIAGHSFQLAVSPDTFTTTRSPGNTSTAVITGSTITDQAAYTAAFPQGGAVLKFTSATDFDLYAAPVTADSKPVSSGTVVGGNATAAGVTFALGNTPATGDQFSIQPNNHQTQNILDTLGQMIGALNTPIDGDPVAKQKLQGAMEAGLGNIDAATNQIGTAVTSIGARGQALDMQSVTNDSLSTANTTTQGSIRDSDPAEVMTRLTLQQTMLQAAQLAFSKISQLGLFNKI from the coding sequence ATGCGCATTTCCACCGCCCAGTATTACGGAACGCAAGCTTCGGATTATCAGCGTAACTTCAACAAGGCCGTTGCCACCGCGAGCGAGGCGAGCAGCCTGCAACGCATCAACACTGCCGCCGACGATCCGATCGGTGCCGGGCGTCTGCTGCAGCTGGGCCAGCAGGCAGCGATGCTCGATCAGTACAAGACCAACGTCGATACCACCAAAAGCGCACTGACCGTGCAGGAGTCCACGCTGGACGCCATCACCACGGCGTTGTCACGTGCCAAGGAGCTCGCGCTGGCCGCGAACAACGGCACGATCACCGACAAGGACCGCCAGGCGTACGCTGCGGAACTGGGCCAGATCCAGCAACAAGTGCTGGGGCTGATGAACGCCAAGGACGCCAACGGTAACTACCTGTTCTCCGGTTCGAAAACCGACACCGCGCCGTATTCGCAAAACACCGACGGCACCTACACGTACAACGGCGACCAGACCACCATCAATCTGGGCATCGGCGATGGCCTGACAGTCGGCACCAACACCACCGGTTGGGATGCCTTCCAGCAGACCATCAATACCGCCCGCACCAGCGTCAAGATGACCGCCCCGGCGGTGGACGATGGTCGCGTGGTGCTGTCCAACGGCACGGTCGGTACCGAAGCTACTTACAACGCCAAATTCACCAGTGGTCAGCCGTACACCGTCAGCTTCATCAGCAGCACGCAGATGCAAATCACCGACGCCCTGGGCAACGACGTGACTGCTGAAGCGAGCAAGAACGGCGTGATCAGCAATACCAGCGGCTCCAACCAGAGTTTCAGCTTCCGTGGCATCGACATGAAGCTGAATATCAACCTGAAAGAAGGCGACACCAACCCGGACGCAGTCATTGCCGGGCACAGCTTTCAGCTGGCGGTAAGCCCTGATACGTTCACCACCACGCGCAGCCCGGGCAATACCTCTACAGCGGTGATTACTGGATCGACCATCACCGATCAGGCAGCCTACACTGCGGCATTCCCGCAGGGCGGCGCGGTACTCAAGTTCACCAGTGCCACCGATTTCGATCTGTACGCAGCACCGGTCACCGCCGACAGCAAACCGGTGTCTTCGGGCACCGTGGTCGGTGGCAACGCAACGGCCGCCGGTGTGACGTTTGCCTTGGGCAACACCCCGGCAACCGGTGATCAGTTCTCGATACAGCCGAACAATCACCAGACGCAGAATATTCTCGACACACTGGGTCAGATGATTGGCGCATTGAACACGCCAATCGATGGCGATCCTGTAGCCAAGCAAAAACTGCAAGGTGCGATGGAGGCGGGTCTCGGCAATATCGACGCCGCTACCAACCAGATTGGCACGGCGGTCACTTCGATCGGTGCGCGCGGGCAGGCGCTGGATATGCAGAGCGTCACCAATGACAGCCTGAGCACGGCCAACACCACGACGCAGGGCTCGATTCGTGATTCGGATCCGGCTGAAGTCATGACCCGCCTGACCTTGCAGCAGACCATGTTGCAGGCTGCGCAACTGGCGTTCAGCAAAATCAGCCAGTTGGGTCTGTTCAACAAGATCTGA
- a CDS encoding flagellar basal body P-ring protein FlgI, which translates to MVAALLMSAAFTAHAERLKDIASISGVRSNQLIGYGLVVGLNGTGDQTTQTPFTLQTFNNMLSQFGIKVPPGSGNVQLKNVAAVSVSADLPAFAKPGQQVDITVSSIGNSKSLRGGTLLLTPLKGIDGNVYAIAQGNLVVGGFDAEGRDGSKITVNVPSAGRIPGGASVERAVPSGFNQGNSLTLNLNRSDFTTAKRIVDKVNDMLGPGVAQAIDGGSVRVTAPLDPSQRVDYLSILENLEIDPGQAVAKVIINSRTGTIVIGQNVKVSPAAVTHGSLTVTITEDPIVSQPGPLSNGQTAVVPRSRVNAEQEAKPMFKFGPGTTLDEIVRAVNQVGAAPGDLMAILEALKQAGALQADLIVI; encoded by the coding sequence ATGGTGGCCGCGTTGTTGATGTCTGCGGCGTTCACCGCACACGCCGAGCGGCTGAAAGACATCGCCAGCATTTCCGGCGTGCGCTCCAACCAGTTGATCGGTTACGGCCTGGTGGTCGGGCTTAACGGCACCGGTGACCAGACGACGCAGACCCCGTTCACCCTGCAGACCTTCAACAACATGCTCTCGCAGTTCGGCATCAAGGTGCCGCCGGGATCGGGCAACGTGCAGTTGAAGAACGTCGCGGCGGTGTCGGTGAGTGCCGATCTGCCAGCGTTTGCCAAACCGGGTCAGCAGGTCGACATCACCGTGTCCTCGATCGGTAACTCCAAGAGCCTGCGCGGCGGCACCTTGCTGCTGACGCCGCTCAAGGGTATCGACGGCAACGTCTACGCAATCGCTCAGGGCAACCTCGTGGTTGGCGGTTTCGACGCTGAAGGCCGTGATGGTTCGAAGATTACCGTCAACGTTCCGTCGGCCGGTCGCATCCCTGGCGGTGCGTCGGTGGAACGTGCGGTGCCGAGCGGTTTCAACCAGGGCAACAGCCTGACGCTGAACCTCAACCGTTCCGACTTCACCACCGCCAAGCGCATCGTCGACAAGGTCAACGACATGCTCGGCCCTGGCGTCGCCCAAGCCATCGACGGCGGATCGGTGCGGGTCACTGCGCCACTGGATCCGAGCCAGCGAGTCGACTACCTGTCGATTCTGGAAAACCTTGAAATCGATCCGGGTCAGGCGGTGGCAAAAGTCATCATCAACTCGCGTACCGGCACCATCGTCATCGGCCAGAACGTGAAAGTGTCGCCAGCCGCCGTGACCCACGGCAGCCTGACGGTGACCATCACCGAAGACCCGATCGTCAGCCAGCCTGGCCCGCTGTCCAACGGCCAGACCGCTGTTGTACCGCGCTCGCGAGTGAATGCCGAACAGGAAGCCAAACCGATGTTCAAGTTCGGCCCGGGCACCACCCTCGACGAGATCGTCCGTGCGGTGAACCAGGTCGGCGCAGCACCGGGTGACCTGATGGCAATTCTCGAAGCTCTGAAGCAGGCCGGCGCATTGCAAGCCGACCTGATCGTGATCTGA